The DNA window CAGTTCTTTTCCTTCCATTACCGCCAAGATCGCTTCAAGCAAATCGGTTTTTAAGCGCGGCAGCACGACTTGCGCCTCTGGATCGCCGAACCGGGCGTTAAATTCGATCACTTTCGGCCCAGCCGGTGTGGCAATCAACCCGACATACAAGACGCCGGTAAACGGCCGGCCTTCGGCCACTAACGCTTTGGCGGTCGGACGCAAAATCGTCTCCAAGGCGATTTGGACTGTATCGGCGGATATTTGCGGCACTGGCGAATACGCTCCCATCCCGCCGGTGTTCGGCCCTTCGTCCCCGTCATACGCCCGTTTATGGTCTTGGGCGATGGCAAGAGGATATACCTTCTCGCCGTTCACGAACGCCATAAACGAAAATTCTTCGCCTTCCAAATACTCTTCGACCACGACTTGGCTGCCGGCTGCGCCGAATTGTCCGTCGACAAGCGCGGCCTTCGCTGCGGCCAGCGCTTCTTCCACTGTTTGGGCGACGGTGACGCCTTTTCCGGCCGCCAACCCGTCCGCTTTAATGACGATCGGCGCTCCTTTTTCCTCAATATACGCTTTGGCTTGTTCATATGAGGAAAAAGTCGCATGTTCCGCCGTCGGGATGCCGTATGTTTTCATGAGCTCTTTCGCGAACGCTTTGCTTCCTTCAATGAGCGCCGCCGCTTGACTCGGGCCGAAAATGCGCAGCCCTTCCGCCATAAAGCGGTCGGCAATGCCGGCGGCCAGCGGCGCTTCCGGCCCGACAATCGTCAAATCAATGCTATTTTGTTTCGCAAACTGAACAAGCGCGTCAAGATCGA is part of the Geobacillus sp. 46C-IIa genome and encodes:
- the purD gene encoding phosphoribosylamine--glycine ligase, encoding MNILVVGRGGREHAIAWKAAQSPLVGRLYVAPGNPGIGEVAELVDIDELDLDALVQFAKQNSIDLTIVGPEAPLAAGIADRFMAEGLRIFGPSQAAALIEGSKAFAKELMKTYGIPTAEHATFSSYEQAKAYIEEKGAPIVIKADGLAAGKGVTVAQTVEEALAAAKAALVDGQFGAAGSQVVVEEYLEGEEFSFMAFVNGEKVYPLAIAQDHKRAYDGDEGPNTGGMGAYSPVPQISADTVQIALETILRPTAKALVAEGRPFTGVLYVGLIATPAGPKVIEFNARFGDPEAQVVLPRLKTDLLEAILAVMEGKELELEWTDEAVLGVVLAAKGYPGAYERGAAIGGLERLAPDALLFHAGTKREDGTLYTNGGRVLLLAAKGATLAEAKEKAYEQLAAIDCDGLFYRRDIGRRAIERASAANTHTTGR